The Candidatus Eisenbacteria bacterium DNA window GACTGCTCTACTACGGCTACAGATACTACTCACCCGAGCTGGGGCGGTGGCTCTCCAGGGACCCTATCCAGGAGCGCGGAGGAAGAAATCTCTACGTCTGTGGCCGGAACAATCTTATCGTTTTCATCGACCCTCTCGGCTTGGCCTGCCAAAAGACGCACGGCGAAGGCATCAACTGGCGTGCTGAGGCCGCTGCTTACGAAGGAATCGGGGCGACCGTTTCCTTGGGTGTTTTCGGTACGGTTTACGATTGCTGTTGCGACAGCGACCTGGTTCCCGATGACGCCTACGACATCACGGTTGAAGGAAGCGTAAGCATTGGTTTGGGATGGGGCGGGCATGTTGTGGTGCCGATTGTGGGGCGCGTTGGTCTGACGATAATGGGGCCACAGTACACTAAGAGTTCGGCGCTTTCCTTCTCAAAGGAATGTGGCGATCCGAACCCGTCGCTCACGTGGACGATTATCGAAATATCGGGCGATGTTGGCGGTTCTTTCGCGATCGGCGAGTCTTTTGGAGCGTCAATCGGGTATTGGGCCAAGTACGGCATATCCTTTGATCTTGCCGTAGCCAACAGGACCGCCACTCTAACAGGTAACGTAGGTTGGAAAGGTGGC harbors:
- a CDS encoding RHS repeat-associated core domain-containing protein encodes the protein LLYYGYRYYSPELGRWLSRDPIQERGGRNLYVCGRNNLIVFIDPLGLACQKTHGEGINWRAEAAAYEGIGATVSLGVFGTVYDCCCDSDLVPDDAYDITVEGSVSIGLGWGGHVVVPIVGRVGLTIMGPQYTKSSALSFSKECGDPNPSLTWTIIEISGDVGGSFAIGESFGASIGYWAKYGISFDLAVANRTATLTGNVGWKGGGEWEVNTPIVNIHGEFALFGYQWQPPNLSTSW